A section of the Polynucleobacter sp. AP-Jannik-300A-C4 genome encodes:
- the dnaX gene encoding DNA polymerase III subunit gamma/tau: protein MTALALARSWRPKTFSQLVGQDHVVKALTHALDQGRLHHAWLFTGTRGVGKTTIARIMAKALNCTGEDGQGRMTSEPCGKCPACLEIDAGRFVDYIEMDAASNRGVDDIAALLEKAAYAPSNARYKVYMIDEVHMLTNHAFNAMLKTLEEPPEHVKFILATTDPQKIPVTILSRCLQFNLKQMPVPLIVEHLEKVLAAENVECETNALRVLAKAAQGSMRDALSLTDQAIAYAAGKVSEEAVRGMLGTLDDAYLIRILDSLIAKDGATLLAISNEMGERSMSFSLALADLSSLIQKIAAAQIVPESVLEDWPEAAEIRRLAIALTREEAQLFYQISITSRPDLSLAPDEQTGFAMTLLRMLAFRPGNETPSRVANSAPPVAAAPRPSAPANQTAALVRSAPAASASAAAKSAAPAPAVSAPVATASAANRPDWHSLMRQLPVKGLVQQLAFQTELQDWEDSPVGVRATVVTPMPQLASEASIGRLADALTAHFGKPIKVIIEKGEVEGKTVAKVDAQIHQEKRQNAEQMIAQDPFIQQLEKEFGAKVVGGSVKPL from the coding sequence ATGACAGCATTGGCTTTAGCCCGTTCGTGGCGCCCTAAAACTTTCTCCCAATTGGTAGGACAAGACCATGTGGTTAAGGCATTAACCCATGCTTTAGACCAAGGTCGACTACACCACGCTTGGCTCTTTACAGGCACTCGCGGGGTCGGAAAGACCACCATTGCCCGAATTATGGCCAAAGCCCTCAATTGCACCGGGGAAGATGGTCAAGGTCGCATGACCTCAGAGCCTTGCGGAAAATGCCCAGCTTGCTTAGAGATCGATGCCGGTCGCTTTGTTGACTATATTGAGATGGATGCTGCGAGTAATCGCGGGGTAGACGACATTGCCGCTCTATTAGAAAAAGCAGCCTACGCCCCTAGTAATGCACGGTACAAGGTCTACATGATTGACGAGGTGCACATGCTCACCAATCATGCCTTTAATGCCATGCTCAAAACGCTTGAAGAGCCGCCAGAACATGTGAAATTCATCCTGGCAACGACTGATCCCCAAAAGATCCCAGTCACCATTCTGTCCCGTTGCTTGCAGTTCAACCTCAAGCAAATGCCAGTACCGCTCATCGTTGAGCATTTAGAAAAAGTACTCGCCGCAGAAAACGTTGAGTGTGAGACTAATGCTCTGCGTGTTTTAGCAAAAGCAGCGCAAGGCTCTATGCGCGATGCTTTATCACTGACTGATCAAGCGATTGCTTATGCCGCTGGCAAAGTATCTGAAGAGGCAGTACGTGGCATGCTCGGCACACTTGATGATGCATACCTCATCAGAATTTTGGATTCATTGATTGCTAAAGATGGTGCGACATTGTTAGCCATCTCCAATGAGATGGGTGAGCGCAGTATGTCTTTCTCATTAGCGCTGGCCGATTTATCCAGCCTCATCCAGAAAATCGCAGCCGCACAAATTGTTCCTGAATCTGTATTAGAAGACTGGCCAGAAGCGGCTGAGATTCGTCGCTTAGCTATCGCACTGACAAGAGAAGAGGCGCAACTCTTCTACCAAATCAGTATTACTAGCCGTCCCGATTTATCACTTGCACCCGATGAGCAAACTGGCTTTGCAATGACGCTTTTAAGGATGTTAGCCTTTCGTCCCGGAAATGAAACTCCAAGCAGGGTAGCTAATTCAGCTCCACCAGTAGCGGCAGCACCAAGACCGTCTGCACCAGCAAATCAAACTGCTGCGCTAGTCAGGTCTGCGCCTGCAGCATCTGCTTCGGCCGCTGCTAAATCTGCTGCCCCAGCCCCAGCAGTTTCTGCACCAGTCGCTACTGCATCTGCAGCCAATCGTCCAGACTGGCATTCCTTAATGCGCCAGTTACCGGTTAAAGGCTTAGTTCAGCAGTTAGCATTTCAGACAGAGTTGCAAGATTGGGAAGATTCACCGGTAGGTGTACGCGCTACTGTTGTGACACCGATGCCGCAATTGGCATCCGAAGCTTCTATTGGTCGTCTTGCAGATGCATTAACAGCTCACTTTGGCAAACCCATCAAAGTCATTATTGAGAAGGGTGAAGTTGAGGGTAAGACAGTAGCCAAAGTAGATGCTCAGATTCATCAAGAGAAAAGACAAAACGCAGAGCAGATGATTGCGCAAGATCCATTTATTCAGCAATTAGAAAAAGAGTTTGGAGCCAAAGTAGTTGGCGGCTCTGTGAAGCCTCTTTGA
- a CDS encoding ParD-like family protein gives MAIAIKLSDILVEDAKPYAQAMHRSVPKQIEYWARLGKVAEENPDLPINMLQDMLVSIEEVKAGNLSPYKFG, from the coding sequence ATGGCTATAGCAATCAAGTTATCGGATATATTGGTGGAAGACGCCAAGCCCTATGCTCAGGCAATGCATAGATCAGTACCTAAGCAAATTGAGTACTGGGCTCGCTTGGGTAAGGTCGCTGAAGAGAATCCTGATCTACCCATCAACATGCTTCAAGATATGCTCGTAAGTATTGAAGAGGTAAAAGCTGGCAATCTTTCCCCATATAAATTCGGATGA
- a CDS encoding type II toxin-antitoxin system RelE/ParE family toxin, with translation MRVLTTPRFDRAIKKISPAEKKALDSAVKDITSKPFVGDMKKGDLLGVQVYKFRYLHQQMLLAYSVSLDGTQIALIGYGVHENFYRDLKR, from the coding sequence ATGAGGGTATTAACAACCCCTCGATTTGATCGAGCTATTAAGAAAATTTCTCCCGCCGAAAAGAAGGCCCTTGATTCAGCGGTTAAAGATATTACCTCCAAGCCATTTGTTGGGGATATGAAGAAGGGTGATTTGTTGGGTGTGCAGGTTTATAAGTTTCGCTATCTCCATCAACAAATGTTGTTGGCATACTCGGTAAGTCTGGATGGAACTCAAATCGCATTAATTGGCTATGGAGTTCATGAAAATTTTTATCGAGACCTTAAGCGATAG
- a CDS encoding ion transporter: MSLQALSFASLNLRIRKRVFDLFFNHQIKKNYCNQFERFITYMIVLNMAGLVLEQIPVIYETREHLFHIFDVVSLAIFSIEYALRLYVAPEDPAFSSAKYPRLAYFKSPFAIIDLVSILPFYLGAFFDADLRVLRALRLLRLFKLFRALAPAVNEFLELNKDKSYRYKIYALVNETPTSGNLHHIFDMFIVTWVILSVLAVIFESVHSINYYLHSEFIILDGIAVAIFSTEYLMRIYSSPEDPKYKGWLLGRLRSAARPTSIIDLLAILPFYLEAVLHHLFDLRFLRVFRLMRLLKLARYSGATQSLFIVIKREWPVMKAAVFIMLLLVMLAACLGYLFEHEAQPDKFENIPQAIYWSVVTLASVGYGDISPVTPAGRAITIVLALLGIGIFAIPAAILSSALSDQLRIERESMMTELYTMLEDGVISADEQELIEAEAKRLHLSQGELTRLLEKAKVEMGVDHAHDSHAKVSWDGKATKAGAGEMSLEFLSKHPELAAEQLKITISKLQQIVSVSDLEQLRQYIDNPDNVTALQSSMLQILLQNNGEKLKNKS; encoded by the coding sequence ATGAGTCTCCAAGCACTTTCGTTTGCTAGTCTGAACTTACGAATCCGTAAGCGGGTATTTGATCTATTTTTTAATCATCAGATCAAGAAGAATTACTGCAATCAATTTGAGCGCTTTATTACTTATATGATCGTGCTCAATATGGCCGGTCTGGTGCTTGAGCAGATCCCCGTTATTTATGAGACTAGAGAACATCTGTTTCATATTTTTGATGTCGTTTCGCTAGCGATCTTCTCTATTGAATATGCATTACGGCTTTATGTTGCGCCAGAAGACCCTGCCTTTAGCTCCGCTAAATATCCTCGACTGGCCTATTTCAAGAGTCCATTTGCGATTATTGACTTGGTCTCGATATTGCCATTCTATTTAGGCGCCTTCTTTGATGCGGACTTACGCGTTCTTAGGGCCTTGCGTTTACTGCGTTTATTCAAGCTCTTCCGCGCTTTGGCGCCGGCGGTCAATGAGTTCTTAGAGCTCAATAAAGATAAATCTTATCGTTACAAGATTTACGCGCTAGTAAATGAAACGCCGACCAGTGGCAATCTGCATCACATCTTCGATATGTTTATTGTGACCTGGGTGATTTTGTCAGTCCTAGCAGTCATCTTTGAGTCTGTTCACAGTATTAACTATTACCTTCACTCCGAATTTATTATTTTGGATGGAATCGCAGTTGCCATATTCTCAACCGAATATTTAATGCGGATCTATAGCAGTCCAGAGGATCCCAAATACAAGGGGTGGTTACTAGGGCGTCTTCGCAGCGCAGCTAGACCGACGAGCATCATTGATCTTCTGGCGATTCTGCCTTTCTACTTAGAGGCAGTCCTTCATCACCTCTTCGACTTGCGCTTCTTGCGAGTCTTCCGTTTAATGCGATTGCTCAAGTTAGCGCGTTACTCCGGAGCAACGCAATCCCTATTTATTGTCATTAAGCGAGAGTGGCCGGTCATGAAAGCGGCTGTTTTCATCATGCTCTTGCTAGTGATGCTGGCAGCCTGTTTGGGTTACTTGTTTGAGCATGAAGCCCAACCAGATAAATTTGAAAATATTCCCCAAGCCATCTATTGGTCTGTTGTCACTTTAGCCAGCGTGGGTTATGGTGACATCTCTCCGGTTACTCCAGCGGGTAGAGCAATCACGATTGTCTTAGCGCTATTGGGTATTGGTATTTTTGCGATTCCGGCGGCGATTCTTTCATCAGCTCTCAGTGACCAATTGCGTATTGAGCGTGAAAGCATGATGACTGAGCTCTACACCATGTTAGAGGACGGTGTGATTTCGGCTGATGAGCAAGAGCTCATTGAGGCGGAGGCTAAGCGTCTACATCTGTCCCAGGGAGAGCTGACGCGCTTACTCGAAAAAGCCAAGGTCGAGATGGGCGTAGATCATGCGCATGATAGCCACGCCAAAGTAAGCTGGGATGGTAAGGCTACAAAAGCGGGTGCAGGGGAGATGAGTCTGGAGTTTTTATCTAAACACCCTGAGCTTGCTGCGGAACAATTGAAAATCACTATCTCTAAACTGCAGCAAATTGTCAGCGTGTCTGATCTTGAGCAATTGCGTCAGTACATTGATAATCCGGATAATGTGACGGCACTACAGAGCAGCATGCTCCAGATCCTATTGCAAAATAATGGGGAAAAACTGAAGAATAAAAGCTAA
- a CDS encoding carbohydrate porin yields the protein MTHKSLRLLPCLLAAFCSTTAIAQKAGSGSDQIASFASPIEGVPTEGELFGLPVNLHGQTTYINQRYNNFNSSYSGQNSLNAQKSMSYTWSGTLFMGARLAPNTDVYFNPEVISGVPFSGLVGLGGFPNGEGSKATGAQAKFYSARAFVRQTINQEGDKVVLENEANQITQTVSSNRVVLTGGQFSTLDIFDDSRYAKDPRIQFMNWGNMTYLAYDYAADARGYSWGLAGEWYLDNWVMRASRMLAPKSPNGRDLNWQIFNTYGDQVEVERQHNIADLPGKVSVLAYRNKMMLARFSDATNYIDQDPNARQGTQAINNVRNNMQIKTGIGLHGEQALTKDLGIYGRAFTSDGHTETMSFTEADNSLSIGMGMNGTSWKRPNDSIGISAMQNGLSSYRRGYLQAGGVSYFIGDYASPSQTISYSPERIGEVYYNVTMIKNVLAGLNFQHIINPAYNSARGPVKILSFRVHAEF from the coding sequence ATGACCCACAAATCCCTTCGACTTCTGCCTTGCTTGCTTGCTGCCTTTTGCAGCACAACCGCTATCGCCCAGAAGGCGGGATCTGGTTCGGATCAGATTGCAAGTTTCGCTTCTCCAATTGAGGGTGTTCCAACTGAGGGAGAGCTCTTTGGGTTGCCTGTAAATCTGCATGGGCAAACGACTTACATTAATCAGCGTTATAACAATTTCAATTCATCTTATTCTGGGCAGAATAGTTTGAATGCTCAAAAATCCATGAGCTATACCTGGTCGGGCACCTTATTCATGGGTGCACGCCTAGCACCCAATACCGATGTCTACTTCAATCCGGAAGTGATTTCTGGTGTGCCCTTTTCTGGATTAGTTGGTCTTGGTGGTTTTCCTAACGGCGAGGGTAGTAAAGCTACTGGTGCGCAAGCCAAGTTTTATTCTGCTCGCGCCTTTGTGCGTCAAACGATTAATCAAGAGGGCGATAAAGTCGTTCTGGAGAATGAGGCTAATCAAATTACGCAAACCGTGAGTAGTAATCGCGTGGTGCTCACTGGCGGTCAGTTCTCTACGCTCGATATTTTTGATGACAGCCGTTATGCCAAAGACCCACGCATTCAGTTTATGAACTGGGGCAATATGACCTATCTGGCTTATGACTATGCAGCTGACGCCAGAGGCTATAGCTGGGGATTGGCGGGTGAGTGGTATCTCGATAACTGGGTGATGCGCGCTTCCAGAATGCTCGCCCCCAAATCACCCAATGGCCGTGACCTTAATTGGCAAATCTTTAATACCTATGGCGATCAAGTAGAAGTTGAGCGCCAGCACAATATTGCCGATCTTCCTGGCAAGGTGAGTGTCTTGGCCTATCGCAACAAAATGATGTTGGCGCGATTCTCAGACGCTACCAATTACATTGATCAAGACCCCAATGCTCGCCAAGGCACACAAGCTATTAACAATGTCCGCAACAATATGCAGATCAAAACTGGTATTGGTTTGCATGGTGAACAAGCTCTAACCAAGGATCTTGGTATTTATGGCCGCGCCTTCACATCTGATGGTCATACCGAAACGATGTCGTTTACAGAAGCGGACAATTCACTCTCCATTGGTATGGGCATGAATGGCACCAGTTGGAAGCGTCCCAATGACAGCATTGGTATCTCTGCCATGCAAAATGGTTTGTCGAGCTATCGCCGTGGTTACTTACAAGCTGGTGGCGTGTCTTACTTCATTGGTGACTACGCTAGCCCAAGTCAAACGATTTCTTACTCACCAGAACGGATTGGTGAGGTGTATTACAACGTCACGATGATTAAGAACGTGCTCGCTGGTTTGAACTTCCAGCACATCATCAATCCAGCCTATAACTCTGCCCGCGGACCAGTCAAGATCCTATCTTTCAGGGTTCATGCTGAATTCTAG
- the recR gene encoding recombination mediator RecR, whose translation MARQEAPQDALGRLIEALRVLPGVGPKSAQRMAFYLLQHDRNGAAVLAQSLGEAVETVGHCARCNTFSETQICATCNDDRRDPSLLCIVETPADQVMVEQTLSFKGNYFVLMGRISPLDGMGPNEIHFDRLLSRIEAPDTGVPVREVVLATNFTSEGEATAHYIGEVLKSKGIKVTRIARGIPVGGELEYVDAGTLARALMDRR comes from the coding sequence ATGGCACGTCAAGAAGCTCCGCAAGATGCCCTTGGTCGTTTGATCGAGGCATTGCGTGTATTGCCTGGCGTAGGCCCCAAGTCTGCTCAGCGCATGGCTTTTTATTTGCTTCAGCATGATCGCAATGGTGCTGCAGTGCTTGCTCAGTCATTGGGTGAAGCAGTAGAGACTGTAGGTCACTGTGCCCGTTGCAATACTTTCTCCGAAACCCAGATCTGCGCTACTTGTAATGATGACCGTCGTGATCCATCTTTGCTATGCATTGTGGAAACGCCAGCTGATCAAGTGATGGTCGAGCAGACTTTGAGTTTCAAAGGTAATTACTTTGTATTAATGGGTCGCATCTCACCACTTGATGGCATGGGCCCTAATGAAATTCATTTCGATCGATTGCTAAGTCGTATTGAAGCGCCAGATACTGGAGTGCCAGTGCGAGAAGTAGTTCTGGCAACGAATTTCACGAGTGAAGGTGAGGCCACAGCCCATTACATTGGCGAAGTACTCAAATCCAAAGGCATTAAGGTCACCAGAATTGCCAGAGGTATTCCGGTGGGTGGTGAGCTTGAGTATGTGGATGCAGGCACATTAGCCAGAGCGCTGATGGATCGGCGCTAA
- a CDS encoding efflux RND transporter periplasmic adaptor subunit — translation MKDKILSVLKQLGDKAKPIAEKAMHFGGRRLHVALASIAGLYWNLSPPNRYRVRLAAFAFAILSMGIVLGRITNVNRNVKIEASDKALKIEKSGVLELRLPGVKLNPEIYIFQTAEKVQVPVDIKVPGRLAFNAEKSKVLSARAPGRVERIYAFDGAEINIGSPIVELYSPEFISAQQEYLLSSKTARVLESSKTMGDLLGDARITQQAAANRMRNLGAGDGDIRTIEATGKTQSNLVMRSPLKGVVVKRNVEPGSAVDSGDVIATLADPKQLWFLGNVFEQDLRLIKSGQKIVLQVEAYPDKEFVAYANYIAPTIDPQTRALLIRADIDNHDDLLRPDMYASAKLTTGMADAIVVPQTAVVRIREMRYVIIRAGDEVYRRIPVKGYDLNSKAFAITSGIEPGSRILAEGAVLLNDRFAKQED, via the coding sequence TTGAAAGACAAAATTCTTTCTGTTCTAAAACAGCTTGGTGATAAAGCTAAGCCCATTGCTGAAAAGGCTATGCACTTTGGTGGGCGGAGATTACATGTGGCACTCGCTAGTATTGCTGGTCTGTACTGGAATCTCAGCCCCCCAAATCGCTACCGTGTCCGCTTAGCCGCTTTTGCTTTTGCCATCCTATCGATGGGTATTGTTTTAGGCCGGATTACCAATGTCAATCGCAATGTGAAGATTGAGGCTTCTGATAAGGCCCTCAAAATAGAGAAGAGTGGCGTCTTGGAGTTAAGGCTTCCTGGCGTCAAGCTGAACCCAGAAATCTATATCTTCCAAACGGCAGAAAAAGTACAGGTACCCGTGGATATCAAAGTACCAGGTCGCCTAGCGTTTAATGCTGAAAAGTCTAAGGTGCTATCAGCACGCGCACCTGGGCGGGTAGAACGTATTTACGCTTTTGATGGTGCCGAGATCAATATTGGTTCTCCAATAGTAGAGCTCTATAGCCCAGAATTTATTTCAGCTCAGCAAGAATATTTGCTCTCATCAAAAACAGCTAGGGTATTGGAATCTAGCAAGACCATGGGTGATTTACTTGGGGATGCTCGCATTACCCAACAAGCGGCCGCAAATCGTATGCGTAATCTTGGTGCTGGCGATGGTGATATCAGGACAATTGAAGCTACCGGTAAAACTCAAAGCAATTTAGTGATGCGATCACCCCTAAAGGGTGTGGTGGTTAAGCGGAATGTGGAGCCTGGTTCTGCTGTGGACTCAGGTGATGTGATTGCTACCTTAGCAGATCCAAAGCAACTCTGGTTCTTGGGCAATGTGTTTGAACAAGACTTGCGCTTAATTAAGTCTGGTCAGAAAATAGTTTTGCAGGTAGAAGCCTATCCGGATAAAGAGTTCGTAGCTTACGCAAACTATATTGCTCCCACGATTGATCCGCAAACTCGCGCTTTATTGATTCGTGCGGATATAGATAATCATGATGACCTTTTGCGTCCTGATATGTACGCCTCTGCCAAGCTCACCACCGGCATGGCTGATGCTATCGTTGTGCCACAAACAGCCGTGGTCCGCATACGCGAGATGCGTTATGTAATTATTCGGGCTGGAGACGAAGTGTATCGTCGCATTCCTGTTAAAGGTTACGACTTAAATAGCAAGGCCTTTGCGATTACCAGTGGCATTGAACCTGGTTCGCGCATACTGGCAGAAGGTGCAGTGCTACTAAACGATCGATTTGCAAAGCAGGAAGATTAG
- a CDS encoding TIGR00645 family protein, whose translation MIEDKQTFLDKKLRPLPRWIFMSRWLQAPLYIGLIVAQGVYVWQFWIELAHLISMMSERNVTETALMLIVLGLIDVVMISNLLVMVIVGGWETFVSRLELENHPDQPEWLSHVNAGVLKVKLATAIIGISSIHLLKTFINASSHDEKTLLWQTVIHMTFVFSALAIAYTEKLVASAHQKH comes from the coding sequence ATGATTGAAGACAAACAAACCTTTTTAGATAAAAAATTACGCCCTCTACCGCGCTGGATATTCATGTCCCGTTGGTTACAGGCGCCGCTCTATATTGGTTTAATCGTAGCCCAGGGTGTTTATGTGTGGCAGTTCTGGATAGAGTTGGCCCATCTCATTAGCATGATGTCAGAGAGGAATGTGACAGAAACCGCACTCATGCTCATTGTGTTGGGTCTGATTGATGTGGTGATGATCTCGAATTTACTGGTGATGGTCATCGTTGGCGGTTGGGAAACCTTTGTGTCGCGTTTGGAGTTGGAGAACCATCCAGATCAACCTGAGTGGTTATCGCATGTCAATGCAGGTGTACTCAAGGTGAAGTTGGCAACTGCCATTATTGGTATCTCATCGATCCATTTGCTCAAAACCTTTATTAATGCGTCCTCACACGATGAAAAAACCTTGCTGTGGCAAACCGTCATTCACATGACCTTTGTATTTTCAGCTCTCGCGATTGCCTATACAGAAAAGCTCGTAGCCTCAGCGCATCAGAAGCACTAA
- a CDS encoding YbaB/EbfC family nucleoid-associated protein, giving the protein MMKGGLAGLMKQAQQMQEKMKVAQEQLAALEVTGQAAGGLVKVCISGKYEMKRVQIDPGAMDDREMLEDLLVTAYTDAFKQVEAANAQVMSGATAGMPMPPGFKLPF; this is encoded by the coding sequence ATGATGAAAGGCGGCCTTGCGGGTTTGATGAAACAAGCCCAGCAGATGCAAGAGAAGATGAAAGTAGCGCAAGAGCAATTGGCTGCGCTTGAAGTCACTGGCCAAGCGGCTGGTGGCTTAGTCAAAGTGTGCATCTCTGGCAAATATGAGATGAAGCGCGTGCAGATCGATCCAGGTGCTATGGATGATCGCGAAATGCTCGAAGACTTATTGGTTACCGCCTATACAGATGCATTCAAACAAGTAGAGGCTGCTAATGCACAAGTGATGTCTGGTGCTACTGCTGGTATGCCGATGCCTCCTGGATTTAAGCTGCCGTTTTAA
- a CDS encoding TolC family protein, protein MIHGQITTQKQMHAKAKPSKWLAGVCSFASLFLVTSVFAQTSPANTATPASVTVQLNESQESLSAPPLVSNVSSTPNAPNPAKAASLFAPVTQSNTPKIYTMGATSGPAEMDLRQLWNELKLNNPQLSSLRESYLSAKATVPQINAPANPQVGLVWSGMPVNSPFALGGANAPTSQYPNGISSNNAITLAQPFQFPGKKSLASDIANTNAEALLAQSESTYLQLGAQLSTLYYGALASQKQLQVLKESVMRLEMIKNVAKARYSNNAAAYVEYLNAQVAQSAAQADQFIVERQLSVSLHNINTLIGRHSREKLILRGDVRRAISSVPTLLELEDYAETSHPSLKSSALQLEAARKGVDLAKKAYLPDFQVIGSSFTPRGPFSANNGAMYYQFELDLIIPLYFFTKEKYGVEQAQRNQAAAEAGNISNRQQIVLAVNGAYATYEQAKNQAQFLKERQVPQADAAYKVGLTQYSNNGQGFNDLLTAQTQLRSLEVQLALAESNLLQAQAVLLATSGKEPF, encoded by the coding sequence TTGATTCACGGCCAGATTACAACTCAGAAACAGATGCATGCAAAAGCCAAGCCCTCAAAGTGGCTTGCTGGTGTTTGTTCTTTTGCATCCCTGTTCTTAGTGACATCTGTTTTTGCGCAAACATCGCCTGCAAATACTGCCACTCCAGCTAGTGTCACTGTACAGCTCAATGAATCTCAAGAGAGCTTATCTGCACCTCCACTAGTTAGCAATGTCAGTAGCACCCCCAATGCTCCCAATCCTGCCAAAGCCGCAAGCTTATTTGCGCCAGTAACGCAAAGTAATACGCCGAAGATCTACACCATGGGTGCAACATCTGGCCCCGCAGAAATGGATTTGCGCCAGCTTTGGAATGAACTTAAATTAAACAACCCGCAATTGTCTTCTTTGCGCGAGTCCTATTTGTCTGCCAAGGCTACTGTGCCGCAGATTAATGCCCCAGCTAATCCACAAGTCGGGTTGGTGTGGTCTGGCATGCCAGTGAACTCCCCATTTGCATTGGGTGGCGCAAATGCGCCGACATCACAATACCCAAATGGGATCAGCAGTAATAATGCCATTACGCTTGCCCAACCATTTCAGTTTCCAGGTAAGAAAAGCTTGGCATCCGATATTGCCAATACCAATGCGGAAGCACTTTTAGCTCAAAGCGAATCCACCTACCTGCAGTTGGGTGCTCAACTATCTACTCTGTATTACGGAGCGTTAGCATCCCAGAAACAGTTGCAGGTTCTCAAGGAATCGGTAATGCGTTTGGAGATGATTAAGAATGTTGCCAAAGCGCGCTACTCTAATAATGCCGCTGCTTATGTTGAATATCTCAACGCACAAGTGGCGCAAAGTGCTGCTCAAGCAGATCAATTTATTGTAGAGCGCCAGCTATCGGTCTCATTGCACAACATTAATACCTTGATAGGCCGCCACTCAAGAGAAAAGTTGATCTTGCGCGGTGACGTCCGTCGTGCCATCAGCAGCGTTCCAACGTTGCTGGAGTTGGAAGACTATGCCGAAACCAGTCACCCCTCATTGAAGAGCTCAGCATTACAGCTTGAGGCTGCTCGCAAAGGCGTTGATCTCGCCAAGAAAGCCTACCTACCTGACTTTCAAGTAATTGGTTCTTCATTCACGCCAAGGGGGCCGTTCTCGGCAAATAATGGCGCGATGTACTACCAGTTTGAATTGGATTTGATTATTCCACTGTATTTCTTTACCAAAGAAAAGTATGGGGTAGAGCAGGCGCAGCGCAATCAAGCGGCAGCTGAAGCTGGCAATATTTCTAATCGACAACAAATTGTGTTGGCGGTTAATGGTGCGTATGCCACATACGAGCAAGCCAAGAATCAGGCGCAATTTCTCAAAGAGCGCCAAGTTCCGCAGGCAGATGCTGCTTATAAAGTTGGCTTAACTCAGTACTCAAATAATGGTCAGGGATTTAACGATTTGCTGACAGCACAAACCCAATTGCGTAGCCTCGAAGTTCAATTAGCCTTAGCAGAGAGCAATCTACTTCAAGCGCAAGCCGTGTTGCTAGCTACATCTGGCAAAGAACCTTTTTAA
- a CDS encoding putative quorum-sensing-regulated virulence factor: MPQAIIFDVEATDKKDAVIIEAASLDVTSINPLAVGNPWVQRYNPGKPISLGALATHHIMDEELVNCPSSSSFRLPAGTKYIIGHSVDFDWEAIGCPEVKRICTLALARSLWPDLDSHTQSALLYHFERPTAREQLRDAHSALADVWICSKILGQIIEKLKPTSLDALWEMSENARIPKIMPFGKHKGELISQVPSDYKQWMLRQDNVSEYLRKALQA, translated from the coding sequence ATGCCCCAAGCGATTATTTTCGATGTTGAAGCAACCGATAAGAAGGATGCTGTCATTATTGAAGCAGCCTCTTTAGATGTCACCTCCATTAATCCGCTTGCAGTTGGCAATCCTTGGGTACAACGCTACAACCCTGGTAAACCGATTAGCTTAGGCGCACTAGCGACACACCACATCATGGATGAGGAATTAGTGAACTGCCCTTCTAGCAGCTCATTTAGATTGCCAGCGGGCACCAAATACATCATTGGTCATAGCGTGGATTTTGATTGGGAGGCCATTGGTTGCCCTGAAGTCAAACGCATTTGCACGCTTGCACTTGCTCGTAGCCTTTGGCCTGACTTAGACAGTCACACCCAGAGTGCCCTGCTCTATCACTTTGAGCGCCCTACTGCTAGAGAACAATTACGTGATGCTCATAGTGCATTAGCGGATGTCTGGATTTGCTCCAAGATTTTGGGGCAAATTATTGAAAAACTTAAACCCACCTCTCTTGATGCTTTATGGGAAATGTCTGAGAATGCCCGCATTCCAAAGATCATGCCTTTTGGAAAACACAAAGGTGAATTGATTAGCCAAGTACCCTCTGACTATAAGCAGTGGATGCTTCGTCAAGACAACGTCTCTGAATACTTGCGCAAAGCTTTGCAAGCCTAA